In Phycisphaerae bacterium, the following proteins share a genomic window:
- a CDS encoding transposase, which yields MKRTTGEWQVPLLFGVIHWWQAMTAKKLRQPLDQACGELIATAEQAPPGANDRNLAKWFPLHGDAYLRFITRPGIEPWNNSAEQAMRFVVIDRPITQATRSERGQGLCERVWTVIAICAQQTRFAFECLREAISAYLPNQPIPSLVPTGPRTGT from the coding sequence ATGAAACGGACCACCGGGGAATGGCAAGTCCCTCTGTTGTTCGGCGTGATTCACTGGTGGCAAGCAATGACGGCGAAGAAGTTGCGGCAGCCCTTGGATCAGGCTTGCGGCGAATTGATCGCGACGGCCGAGCAAGCCCCGCCGGGTGCGAATGACCGGAACCTGGCCAAGTGGTTTCCGCTACATGGGGATGCCTACCTTCGCTTCATCACGAGGCCGGGGATCGAGCCGTGGAACAACTCTGCCGAACAGGCGATGCGATTCGTGGTCATTGACCGACCCATAACCCAGGCAACCCGAAGCGAGCGGGGCCAAGGCTTGTGCGAGCGAGTTTGGACCGTCATCGCCATCTGTGCCCAACAAACCCGCTTCGCGTTCGAGTGCCTTCGCGAAGCCATCTCGGCCTACCTGCCAAACCAACCCATCCCCTCCCTTGTTCCGACCGGGCCGAGAACGGGTACATGA